Proteins encoded in a region of the Vitis riparia cultivar Riparia Gloire de Montpellier isolate 1030 chromosome 7, EGFV_Vit.rip_1.0, whole genome shotgun sequence genome:
- the LOC117918986 gene encoding lysine-rich arabinogalactan protein 18, with protein MDRSSAFGLAFICIIVAGVGGQSPAASPTATPVTAHSPATPAVATPPASSPAAAAPTKSKTPAPVTAPTSSPPTAVSSPPASSPVSSPPTPAVPTPASSPVAVTPVSSPPAPVPVSSPPLLPPAKSPPVPAPENPPAASPPAPVSSPPAETPAAEVPSPAPSKKKTKKLKSPAPAPAPEALSPPAPPTEAPGPSLDATSPSPSLPDESGAEKITCVMQKVVGSLALGWAALGLLL; from the exons ATGGATCGAAGCAGTGCGTTTGGGCTTGCATTTATCTGCATTATAGTGGCCGGCGTCGGAGGTCAATCTCCGGCAGCGTCGCCGACGGCTACTCCTGTTACGGCTCATAGTCCGGCCACTCCTGCTGTGGCCACTCCACCTGCTTCTTCACCTGCGGCTGCTGCCCCCACCAAATCTAAAACGCCGGCTCCGGTCACGGCTCCCACTTCGTCACCACCTACGGCAGTTTCCTCTCCGCCAGCTAGCTCTCCCGTGTCATCTCCTCCTACTCCGGCTGTGCCAACGCCTGCCTCGTCACCGGTGGCTGTGACTCCGGTGAGCTCGCCACCTGCTCCGGTTCCGGTCAGCTCTCCACCTTTGCTCCCGCCTGCGAAATCTCCTCCTGTTCCGGCGCCGGAAAATCCCCCCGCGGCTTCTCCTCCGGCTCCGGTTTCTTCGCCTCCTGCTGAGACTCCGGCTGCAGAGGTTCCGTCACCTGCTCCGAGCAAGAAGAAGACTAAGAAGCTCAAATCGCCGGCTCCTGCTCCGGCGCCGGAGGCGCTGAGTCCTCCAGCACCGCCGACCGAAGCTCCCGGACCGAGTCTGGATGCGACCTCACCCTCTCCGTCTCTGCCAGATGAG AGTGGGGCAGAGAAGATCACGTGCGTGATGCAGAAGGTGGTTGGAAGCTTGGCATTGGGATGGGCTGCCCTTGGTCTGCTTCTCTAG
- the LOC117917900 gene encoding uncharacterized protein LOC117917900, with protein MPSVLNFIGAHLLFDSAMESQHQKNTTHKNVKVQCSNPCCFFCAMNEADPSLRRAGIAKCFKEMPLRDDQEHVLALSGLWNIAMTQPDDPEFPLLGIFECAANLIRRGISDKEWLLRDQNIYIPYYAAHIIGSYTMNKVQFAERAVKSGVISSLMELLRGKMSWVEKRVAVRALGHLASHERTFEAIAVHEAEIIHQSMETASTCLDEVYVEFVGVERTRRLKYHCDLLTRGTGGLEIENRKAEEWASQLQCWSLYLLNCFACKERSLNRICNKEFLKKLCGMWGGLANGSSPAGIGLIRNLCYTKTGRRNVADSKEVIESLCNTSRSSYEWQYMAIDCLLLILKDPDTRYKVLNTAVLFLVDLVELRSLRGRTKVGEAITQTLLQDYNQLKYGNLDLKSKRAEGTLEEIWDLKVERKKRENVMTEEEARERRILAGVMKQEGNQLFWSGDIEAAVLKYTEALELCPLKMRKERVVLHSNRAQCHLLLRDTESAISDSTRALNLSSVVSPHSKSLWRRSQAYDMKGLAKESLMDCLMFINDRIKSLDTNGVKIPYYAARMITKQMNTTWIFATARSKNLNNHGVENQEWNGHDQVDETTMTTDTRKRQKGIAGMPTIAEEPVIGIMQGRKLERTGHNKKKGLSVIAKLTGAKIG; from the exons ATGCCCAGTGTACTAAACTTCATCGGAGCTCATCTTCTTTTTGACTCGGCCATGGAGTCGCAGCACCAAAAGAATACGACACACAAGAATGTTAAGGTGCAGTGCTCAAACCCTTGTTGTTTCTTTTGCGCCATGAATGAGGCAGACCCGTCTCTCAGGAGGGCAGGAATAGCCAAGTGTTTCAAGGAGATGCCTCTCAGAGACGATCAAGAGCACGTCCTGGCATTGAGTGGGCTCTGGAACATCGCCATGACGCAGCCTGATGACCCGGAATTTCCGTTGCTCGGCATCTTTGAATGCGCTGCAAATTTAATCCGCAGGGGGATCAGTGACAAAGAGTGGCTTCTGAGGGACCAGAACATCTACATCCCATACTATGCGGCCCATATTATTGGGTCCTACACCATGAACAAGGTTCAGTTTGCAGAGAGAGCTGTGAAATCAGGCGTGATTTCGTCACTGATGGAGCTTTTGAGAGGAAAAATGAGTTGGGTCGAGAAAAGAGTGGCAGTTCGGGCACTGGGTCACCTGGCAAGCCATGAAAGAACCTTCGAAGCCATTGCTGTGCATGAAGCTGAGATAATACACCAATCCATGGAGACAGCTTCCACATGTCTTGACGAGGTCTACGTTGAATTCGTAGGCGTGGAACGTACAAGAAGATTGAAGTACCACTGTGATTTGCTAACAAGAGGGACTGGAGGATTGGAGATTGAGAACAgaaaggctgaggaatgggctAGCCAACTCCAGTGCTGGTCTCTCTATCTCCTGAACTGCTTTGCATGCAAAGAAAGATCTCTGAATCGCATCTGTAACAAAGAGTTCTTGAAGAAATTGTGTGGAATGTGGGGTGGGTTGGCTAATGGATCTTCTCCCGCAGGAATTGGACTCATCAGAAATCTGTGTTACACCAAAACCGGAAGAAGAAACGTGGCAGATTCAAAGGAAGTGATAGAGAGCCTCTGCAACACATCTAGATCTTCATATGAGTGGCAGTACATGGCCATTGATTGTCTTCTCCTAATTCTCAAGGACCCAGATACGAGATATAAAGTTCTGAATACTGCGGTTCTGTTCCTCGTTGATTTGGTTGAACTCAGAAGCCTCAGAGGAAGAACCAAAGTAGGAGAAGCAATCACACAGACACTACTACAGGATTATAATCAACTCAAATACGGGAATCTGGATTTGAAGAGCAAAAGAGCTGAAGGAACATTGGAAGAGATATGGGATTTGAAagtggagagaaaaaagagagagaatgtaATGACAGAAGAGGAGGCTAGAGAGAGAAGAATCCTGGCGGGCGTGATGAAACAAGAAGGAAATCAATTGTTCTGGTCAGGTGACATTGAAGCAGCAGTGTTGAAGTACACAGAAGCTTTGGAGTTGTGCCCATTAAAGATGAGAAAAGAGAGAGTTGTTCTTCATAGCAATAGAGCTCAATGCCATCTCCTCCTGAGAGACACAGAATCCGCCATTAGCGACTCAACACGAGCTCTGAACCTATCCAGTGTGGTGAGTCCTCACAGTAAGAGCCTGTGGAGAAGATCACAGGCCTACGATATGAAAGGTTTGGCCAAAGAAAGCTTGATGGACTGCTTAATGTTCATCAATGATCGTATCAAGTCTCTGGACACCAACGGTGTCAAGATCCCCTACTACGCGGCACGTATGATTACCAAGCAGATGAACACCACGTGGATTTTCGCAACTGCCAGGTCAAAAAATTTGAACAATCATGGTGTCGAAAATCAAGAATGGAACGGGCATGACCAAGTTGATGAAACGACAATGACGACGGATACAAGGAAGAGGCAGAAGGGCATTGCTG GTATGCCCACTATTGCAGAAGAACCGGTGATTGGAATAATGCAGGGGAGAAAGCTAGAAAGGACAGGacataataaaaagaaaggtcTCAGCGTTATTGCTAAATTGACAGGTGCCAAAATTGGGTGA